The DNA window CCAACCCATGGTCATGGTCGACATCGAATGCCGGAACAAAGCTGGAGGGATTTCGTTCCGTCCCCAAGGGGATGAAGGGCCTCTGCCGATTTCAGGAGAATGCGCATGACCATAAGTGCAAAAGATATCGTCTCCGTTCTTGGACCTATCGATGAGACCCTGATGGCGAATGTCTTCGCGACCGGGGCAACGCTGGGCGAGCTCGCGGAAGCCTGGGCCTGGGTCAACAATGATGAGGCCCTGATTGGTGAGGGCAGGACGCTGCCGAGCGGCAAGGTGGCTGAGCTTGTCGAACTGCTTTCCGCCGATGAAGACGACGAATTCGACATGTAATTTCGAATATCCGCGCCGAGGACTGGAACAGATCGGCGTTTCGCTTGTTGTTGTAACGGGCCCTCAGAAGAGGGTGCCGCGACCAGTGGGGAGCCGGGCGCCCGCCCGATCTAAGGTCGCTGGAAAGATGTGTTCCGTGGCTAACGTCCGGACACGGGCGTCCGATCATGGAGGAGCCAATGAAAGTTCGAGACGCCATGACGCACGATGTGCGCATCACCAATCCCGACGAAACGATCCTGCAGGCCGCCCAGACGATGGCGAATCTCGACGCCGGCATCCTGCCTGTCGGCGACCATGACCGTTTGGTCGGCATGATCACCGATCGTGATATCGCCATCCGCGGCATCGCCAAGGGCAGAGGCCCGGACACGAAGGTCCGCGACGTAATGACATCGGAAGTCAAATATTGCTTCGACGATCAGGAGATCGATGAGGTCTGCCGCAACATGGGTAATATCAAGGTTCGGCGCCTGCCGGTGCTGGATCATAGCAAGCGGCTGGTTGGTATCCTGTCGCTCGGCGATATCGCCGTAGCCCAAGGCAACGGTGCAGCCGGCGAAGCGCTGAAGGGCATTTCGCGCCACGGTGGCATGCATAGCCAGACGCCGTGAACCTCGGCATGTTTCGGTCGTTGAGACAGCCGACGATGCACGGACGTCTTCGCATGGTGGAAAAGCAGATCGCCGGGCGCGGCATTCGCGATCCGGCGGTGCTGGAGGCTATGCGACGGATACCGCGGGAATTGTTCGTCGAGAAGGGCTTCGAGATGTTTGCCTATAACGACTGCCCGCTGCCGATCGGCAAGGGGCAGACGATCTCCCAGCCCTATATGGTTGCTCTGATGATCGAGGCGGCCGAAGTCAAGCCCGACGACACGGTTCTCGAAGTCGGCGCCGGGCTGGGCTATGCGGTTGCGATCCTCAGCCGCATAGCGGCTCATGTCGTTGCCGTGGAACGCCACGCCTCTCTGGCGGCGGGGGCTGCCGAACGATTGCACCGTCTCGGCTACGACAATGTCGATTTGCATTGTGGAGACGGTTCGAGGGGATGGCCGGAAGCGGCACCCTTCGACGCCATCCTTGTCTCCGCCGCCGCCCCGGTGGTGCCGCAGGCGCTCAAAGAGCAGCTGGCGACCGGCGGCCGGCTGATCATCCCCGTGGGGCCGGAGGAGAGCAGGCAGACGCTTCTGAAAATCCTGCGAAAAGGCCCGGATGATTTTGCCACCCAAAACCTCGGCGCCGTGATTTTTGTGCCGCTGATCAGCGAGCGGGGCGGAAGTGAAGACTATCGCTGATCACATCGCCTCAACCGCAAAGCCTGCAACGCCGTAATCAACCTGGTTGCGTGCGACTGACGGGCACGTCGCGCCGAGCATGTTTTCCCATCGCCTCTCTTGCCCATCCTGCGAGCCTTGCAAGCGCGTGCAAATGCCGCATAACCCTACGTCACCATCAACAGCTTTCTTCATAAAACTGTCATCGCAGCGGCTCACAGGATGATGCACGCAATTGCAAAATTGAGCGGAGTCGCCGGCGAGCAGGAGAGTGGCGTGTCGCAGAAAGTGTTCGTGAGCGCACAGGAGGTGGCGGACCGTGCAGGGGTCTCCCGATCGGCCGTGTCGCGCACGTTCACCCCAGGGGCGAGCGTGTCGCCCGAGACGCGGCGGAAGGTGCTCGATGCCGCCGAGACACTGGGTTACCATGTCAACCATCTCGCACGCGGGCTGATGCGCAACGAAAGCGGCATCGTGTGCCTGATCGTGTCCGACCTGGCAACGCCGCATCGCTCCGGTCTTATCAAGGCTCTGACGCAGGAGCTGCAGAATACCGGCAAGATTGCCATGCTCATCAACACCGATCTTTCCGACGGCAGTGTCGACCTGGCACTGCGCCAGGCGATCCGTTACCGCGCCGATGCCTCAATCATTCTCTCGGGGATGCCCGATAAGTCTATCACGCAGCTCTGCCTGAAGAGTGGTCAGCGCCTGGTATTGATCAATCGCGACGACGAGCAGGACGGACCTTTGCGGATCAATCTCGATGACGAAGAGGCCGCCAGCCGCATCCTGATTGCCTTCCTTCGCGCCGGCTGCCGCAGACTGGCCTTCGCCAACTCGGAAGCCGGCACGCCAAGCCTTATGGCAAGGGAGAACGGCTTCGTTGCTACGGCCAGGGCGCACGGCCTGGACGTGGTTGTCGAGCGCTATGGCTGGACCAGCTATGAAAGCGGCAGGATTCTTGCACAGCGGTTGCTTACCCAGAGCCAACGACCGGATGCCGTCTTCTGCGCGACCGATCTGCTTGCCTGCGGCTTCATGGATGCTGCCCGCCACCAGTTTTCCATCTCTGTCCCCAACCAGCTTTGCATCGCCGGTTTCGACAACATCGAACAGGCCTCCTGGGCATCCTATCAACTGACGACCTTTGCCCAGCCGCTTGCCACCATTGCTCGGGAGGCGATCCTCTGGCTCGAAAACGAGCCGGTCGCCAACCCGGAAGGACGGGCGTCCGCCATCCGCCTTCACGCCGATCTCGTTTGGCGCAGCTCGATCAGGGGTGGCTGACGACATGGCACCTTTGATCTTGGCCCGGACGAAATCCTCGGGAGGATCGGATAGATTTCTGTCTGATCTCGCCTCCCATGCGGATGCACTGTTTCATGGTCCGACATATGAGCAATATGGGGCTATCTGCTACCGGAAACATCCGGAGTTTGGTGCGGCAGAAGTGCTTGTCGTCACCAGCCGTGAAAGCGGACGCTGGATTGTTCCGAAGGGCTGGCCGATAAGGGGGAAAAAGCCGCACGAGGTTGCTGCGATAGAGGCTTTCGAGGAAGCCGGCGTGCGCGGTAAGATCAAGAAGAAACCGTTCGGCTATTTCACCTACCTGAAGCAACTTGTCGACGGCAACCGCGTTCCCTGCATCGTGCAAGTGCACCTTCTTGAAGTCGAAAAAACCTGTGAGAACTTTCCGGAAAGAGGTCAGCGCCGCATCGAATGGATCTCCTTTATCGAAGCGGCAGGTCGTGTGCGCGAACCGGAACTCAAGGGCCTTCTCCTGATGGCCGATCGAAAGCTCAGGCGGACGAAAGCGAAGAAATAGCGTTCGCTACGCCCGCGCCCATACGTCAGCCGGCTATGCCTTCTTCGAATCCGGCTTAGCGACAGCGTGAGCGGAAACTGGATAGGTCATTGTCTCGGCTTCGCCCGATATCCGAGGCTGCGGCTGATCTCATCCGCGGTGCTGCGCAGCATCAGCAGGAGTGCCTCGCGGCGTTCGACGTAACGGCTGGTCAGTGTGCCGAGATTGAGGGCGGCGACGACGTTGCCGTTCGCGTCGAAGAGTGGGGCTGCGATGCCAGTCGAGCCGGTGACGAACTCCTGATCGTTGATTGCATATCCATCGCGTCGCACCTTTGCGAGGATATCGCGGATGTCCTGAAGCTCGGTGATGGTATAGCGGGTGTAGGAGAGAAACCGCACGCGGGAGAGATAGTCCTCCACAGTCGGCTGCGGCGCGTAGGCGAGCATGACGCGGCCGGTTGCGGTGCAATAGGCGCTGATTGCGGCATCCATGTTCACATCGTAACGCACGGGATGGTGGCTGACGCACTTTGCCAGCCGGCGGACGTCACAATGGGCGTTCATGGTGCTGAGCAGCACGGTCTCGCCGGAGAGATCGCGCAGGCGTTCCATGAAGGGAGTGGCGGTGACGATCAGCGGCTCCTCATGGCGGCGGAAGGGAAAGCCATGCCGGCCCGCCTCGACCAGCATGTAGCGCCCAGCTGCATCCTGCACGAGATGGCCGCGCGCGGTGAGCGTCTGGATCAGCCCATGAGCGCTGCTTTTCGGCAGCGTCAGATCCCTGATGATCTGCGACAAGGCCACTGCCTCCCGCCGTTCGGCCATATACTCCAGTATGTCGAGGATACGACCGGCGCTCTTCACCTCGGAGTTCATATACGTGAACGATTCCCACGTTGTTGATCAATTGATTGGCTTGTAACAGTTTTGCCTGGAAAAACGACACCGGCAAGAGAGTTGCCCTTCGAAAGACGGGCGCGACGATGGAAGCGGCGATGGGCGAGACGCAAAAGCAGGCAACGATCAGCGAACCCTGGCTCTGGCCGGACGATCTCTGGCAGAAGAGCGTCAACAAGGTCCGTGCCGGACGGTCGCTACGGCCGGCGAAATGGAAGAACGGCGCCCACATGGCGGTGGCCTTGTCCTTCGATGCCGATCACGAGACCGTGGAGCTGCGCAATGGCGGCGTTTCGTTCGGCCGCATGAGCCAGGGGCAGTACGGCGCCCGTTCCGGCATGCCGCGCATCCTTAAGCTTCTCGACAAATACGCGGTTCCGGCCTCGGTCTTCATGCCGGCGGTATCGGCGATGATCAATGTCGATGAAGTGCGTGCCGTGGTGGCCTCAGGTCATGAACTCGGCATGCATAGCTGGATTCACGAGTTCAACTCGCGCCTGGACGAGGCGACCGAACGGGACCTTGCATTGCGCGCAGCCGATGTGCTGGAGCGCATTTCCGGCGTGCGGCCGGTCGGCATGCGCACGGCCTCCTGGGATTTCAGCCCCTATACGCTGAAGATCGCCCGTGAAATGGGCCTGCTCTATGATTCCTCGCTGATGGCCGATGACGAACCCTATGAGCTCCTTGAAGACGGCGAGCCGACGGGCATCGTCGAAATTCCCGTGGAATGGATCCGCGACGACGCTCCCTATGTGGCGATGGATCGCATGACGGGAGCGCGGCCATACGGCGGTCCGTCGATGCTTCTCGATATTTTCCAACGCGAACTGGAAGTGGCCTATGAGGAAGGGGGGCTTTTTCAGCTCACTCTTCATCCCCACCACGTGGGCCATCGCTCGCGCATCTTCATTCTGGAAGAGATCATCCGTCAGGCACAGGCCAAGGGCGACGTATGGTTTACCACCCATGCGGAACTTGCCGCTTACTGCGCGGCAGAAGCTGGCTTGCGGGCATCGGGCAAGTAGAATGACCGTCGCTAGGTAAGGATGTTACGAGATTTCGAGATATAAAAGAGGGGTTTCAGACTATGCATTCCAGGTTTCTATCCGCAGCCGCCATTGCCCTGGGCCTCCTGGCATCGGCAGCCTATGCTCAATCGGCAAAAGATACGCTGACCATCGACCTGCCGAATGACGCGGCGACGCTCGATCCGCATCTTCAATGGGACACCGACAGCTACAGCGTCTACCGCAATATCTTCGACAATCTCATCACCCGCGATTTATCGGGCTCGATCGTGCCGCAGATCGCGACCTCCTGGAAATATCTCGACGACAAAACGCTGGAGTTTCAGATCCGCGATGACGTGACTTTCCAGGACGGCAGCAAGCTGACGGCCGATGACGTCGTCTACAGCATCAACCGCATTATCGATCCGGCCCTGAAGAGCCCGCAACTGTCGCAGTTCAACCAGATCGACAAGGCCGAGGCGACCAGTCCGACCGTCGTGAAGGTGATGACGAAATCGCCCTATCCGGCATTGCTTGCCCAACTCGTCAAGCTTTCGATCGTGCCGAAGGCCTATGTCGAGAAGGTGGGCGCTCAGGAATTCAATCAAAAGCCCATGGGCAGCGGCCCCTACAAGCTCGTGCAGTGGCAGAAGGGCGTACAGACCGAGCTGCAGGCCAACGATCACTACTGGCGCACAAAGCCACCGTTCGAACATGTCTTCTTTCGTGCCGTGCCCGACGTGTCGACCCGTATCGCCGACCTGAAGGCCGGAAAAGCCGATCTTGTTCGCGATCTTCCTTCCGATCAGGCGATCGCGCTGAAGAGCGATCAGGGTGCGCAGGTGCTGTCGGTTCCGACGGAGCGCGTCGGCTATATCTACATCAACGCTCAGGCTGGAGCGACCAAGGACGTCCGCGTGCGCCAGGCGATCGCCTATGCGATCGACCGGCAGACCCTGATCGACGCGCTGCTGCAGGGCTTCGGGTCCCCGGTGAACATTCTCGGCGCGCAACCGATCTTCGGCTATACCGACAAGGTCGAAGGCTACCCTTTCGACCCGGACAAGGCGCGCGCCTTGATCAAGGAAGCAGGCGCCGAAGGGGCGAAGATCGAGTTCCTGACCTCGCCGGCCTATGATCGCTCGATGGTGGAGGCCATCCAGCAGATGTTGAACGACGTCGGCCTTAATACGGAAATTACCGCGCTCGATCAGGCGACATTCCTGAAGCGCCGCCAGGGTGACGCCAAGGACGCCGGAAGCGTCGCGCTCGGCCGCTGGTCCTGCGCCTGCCAGGATGCGGATGGCATCATCTTCCCGCTCTTTCGCACCGGCAGCAGCTGGGCGAAATACAGCAATCCGCAATTCGACAGCCTTGTCGACTACGCGCGTTCGACGCTCGACAACGGCAAGCGGCTGGCGGACTACCAGAAAGCCTACGAGATCCTGAGGGACGATGTACCCGGCATCGGCCTATATCAGAGCGACGCCGTTTACGGCGCCAACAGCCATCTGAAGTGGCAGCCGAGCCCGAACGAAGCCATGTTCGTCATGGACATGAGCTGGCAGCAGTGAGCCGGGCGGCCGCCTGATTTCTGAATTGGATATCTTTCATGACCCTCGAGATTTCGGCTGATGATATCGACCAGGCAGCCCTGCTCGCAGAATTGCGGCATTGGGTGGAACTGGAAACGCATACGCCCGATGCGGATGCCGTGAACAGTCTGGTCGATCGCGTCGAGGCGATCGCCAAGGCCGCCGGTCTCGTCACCGAGCGGACGCCAGGCACGATGGGGTTCGGCGATATTCTTGCTGTGCGCACGCCGCGCCCTGCGGGCAGCAATCAGAAAAGCACGCTGATCCTTGCCCACCTCGACACGGTTCATGAGCCCGGCACGATCAAGACCACGCTGCCCTGGCGACAGGAGGGCGATCGTGTCTATGGGCCCGGTATCTACGACATGAAGGCAGGCGCGCTGATGGCGTTGGAGGCGATGAAGCTCGCCGTCCGGCACGATTCCGGTCTGAAGCTTCCGGTCGATCTGCTCTTCATGCCGGACGAGGAGATGGGCAGCGTCAGCTCCCGCGCATTGATCGAAACCTATGGCCGCAATGCCCGCTATGCGCTAGTGGTCGAGCCTGCCCGGGACGGCGGCAAGATCGTCGTCGCGCGCAAGGGTGTCGCCATGTACGACATCGTCGTTCGCGGCCGCGCTTCCCACGCCGGCAGCAGGCCGCAGGATGGCCGAAGTGCGATCCGTGCCGCCGCGCGGCTGGTACTCGAACTCGAAGCGCTGAACGATCCAGCGAGTGGCGTCACCGTGACCGTCGGCACCATCCGCGGTGGAACCGGCCGCAACACGGTACCGGCGGAATGCCGCATGCAGGTCGATGCCCGCCTGCCCGACGAGCAGGCGGCGGTGGAAATCCTCGGCAAGATCGAGGCCGTGAAGCCGGTCGATCCGGACATCACCATCGAGATCAGCGGAGGCCTCAGCCGGCCACCCTTCGCGCAATCGGAAAGCGGCCGGCGACTCTTCGACCATACAGCAGAGATCGCCGCCGAACTCGGCATCACGTTGGAAGGAGTCAGCACCGGGGGAGGCTCGGACGGCAATTTCACCGCCGCCCTCGGCGTCGCTACGCTCGACGGCCTGGGTGCGGATGGTGCCGGTGCCCATACGTTCGATGAGTATATTCATGTCAGCAGCGTAGCGCCGCGCACGGCATTGCTCGCCAATCTGATGTTGACGCTCGACGGAGACGCCTGATGCCTCTGCAACCGATCGAGGGCGTATTCCCAGGTATTGCCGAACAATGACGACGGCTGAAATTCTGGGCTTCGTCCTGATGGCCGGAGTGGCCGCCTATGTGCAGACATTGACGGGCTTTGCCTTCGGCTTGCTGCTGATGGGCGGTGTCGGTCTTACCGCCGTCATGCCGCTACGGGATGCGGCAGTGGTGGCAGGCGTGCTGACGCTGGTCAACGCGACGATCATGATGGTGAAGGGCTGGCGCGATGTATTGCGCAGGGAGCTCGTTCTGGTGTTGTGCAGCAGCCTGCCGACACTGGTGGCGGGCTACTTCCTGCTCGATGTTCTCGCTACTAACGGGCTGATCTATCTGCGCATCATCCTCGGTGTCGTCATTGTCATCTCCTCCCTGCAACTGGTTCTGCCGCCCAAGAAGGAGCAACAGGAAGCGACGAATTCGTCCTTTGTCTTCTTTGGCGCCTTCTCGGGCATCATGAGCGGACTGTTCTCCACTAGCGGCCCGCCGCTGGTCTATCATTTCTACCGCCAGCCGCTGCCGATCGCCGCCATCCGTGAGACGCTGGTGGCAATCTTCGCTTTCAATGCGTTGATCCGTCTTCTCGTCGTCATCGCCGACGATACCTTTCCCGAACTCCATTATTGGCCAGCCTTCTCAGCCGTCGTCACCGTTGCGATCGGCACCCACCTGGCCAGGCACCTGCCGCCGCCCTTGTCGCCTAAGGTCCTGAAGCTGATCGTCTTTCTTTTGCTTTGCGCATCGGGGCTGTCACTTGCACTGCCGGCAATTCCGAAGGCGATTGGCTGGAGCTAGCACGGGCGCGGTGCCTGTGGCCGGAGCGTCATGTCCGGAGCCGAAAAAGCCGCGAAGGCAACTACTAATTGCACGCGGCAGACCTGCGCTCCTATGCGATCAGACACCAAATCGTCGCATAATTGTCAAAAAAGTATCAGCTCGACGTCGATGGCGTAGTAGCGGGCGTTAATGTCCCCGCGTAAAGTCGCATCAGTGGAAAAGGAACAATGGCCTCTGGGAGGAGGTTCCGGTGCCGGAAAAATCCGGCCGGATGCAGGCAGGAGGACGGCATGACCCCAGATTTGGAAGTGGTCGCGATCGGTAGCGCCGAGTCCTTCAAGGCATGGGAGCACGGCTATCCCTATCGTACGGTCCGCTGGCATTTCCATCCCGAATATGAAATCCATCATGTCGTGGCAACGACGGGACAATATTTCGTCGGCGATTTCATCGGTGAGTTCGAGCCCGGAAACCTCGTGCTGACAGGTCCGAACCTCCCGCACAATTGGGTGAGTGATGTGCCGCCGGGCACCTGCCTGCCGCTGCGCTGCAGGGTGCTTCAATTCTCCGAATCCTTCTTTGCCGACGCAAACAGGGTTTTTCCCGAGCTTTCCGGATGCATCGACATCCTGGAGATGAGCCGCCGCGGCGTGCTGTTCACGCCGGAAACCGCGGCGCTCGTCGGGCCGATCCTCGGTGAGCTGGTCGAAGCCAAAGGAATTCGTCGTATCGAGCTTTTCATGAACGTTCTGAATGCGTTGAGCAGCGCCCAGAATGCTTCCACCCTCGCCAGCACACGCTATCATCCCGATCCTTCGGGATTCATGTCGGCCGGGGTCAACCAGGCATTGGCCTACATCAACACGCATCTGACGGAGCCGTTCAGCGAAGCTGATCTTGCGGAGTTGACGGGCCAGAGCCCGAGCGCGTTCTCGCGCAGCTTTCGCCGGCATACCGGCATGGCGCTCGTTCAATACGTCAATCGGCTGCGGATCAATTTCGCCTGCCACCTACTGATGAGCAAAGCGGAAATGTCGATTACCGACATCTGCTTTGCCGCCGGCTTCAACAATATCTCGAATTTCAATCGTCGTTTTCTGGATCAGAAGGGCATGGCGCCCTCGCGCTTCAGAACATTGCTGGCGCAGAATGTAAGAGCGGTGGAGGCCGCATAAAAAGGGAGGACCGGGA is part of the Rhizobium jaguaris genome and encodes:
- a CDS encoding CBS domain-containing protein; protein product: MKVRDAMTHDVRITNPDETILQAAQTMANLDAGILPVGDHDRLVGMITDRDIAIRGIAKGRGPDTKVRDVMTSEVKYCFDDQEIDEVCRNMGNIKVRRLPVLDHSKRLVGILSLGDIAVAQGNGAAGEALKGISRHGGMHSQTP
- a CDS encoding protein-L-isoaspartate(D-aspartate) O-methyltransferase, producing the protein MHGRLRMVEKQIAGRGIRDPAVLEAMRRIPRELFVEKGFEMFAYNDCPLPIGKGQTISQPYMVALMIEAAEVKPDDTVLEVGAGLGYAVAILSRIAAHVVAVERHASLAAGAAERLHRLGYDNVDLHCGDGSRGWPEAAPFDAILVSAAAPVVPQALKEQLATGGRLIIPVGPEESRQTLLKILRKGPDDFATQNLGAVIFVPLISERGGSEDYR
- a CDS encoding substrate-binding domain-containing protein, whose protein sequence is MSQKVFVSAQEVADRAGVSRSAVSRTFTPGASVSPETRRKVLDAAETLGYHVNHLARGLMRNESGIVCLIVSDLATPHRSGLIKALTQELQNTGKIAMLINTDLSDGSVDLALRQAIRYRADASIILSGMPDKSITQLCLKSGQRLVLINRDDEQDGPLRINLDDEEAASRILIAFLRAGCRRLAFANSEAGTPSLMARENGFVATARAHGLDVVVERYGWTSYESGRILAQRLLTQSQRPDAVFCATDLLACGFMDAARHQFSISVPNQLCIAGFDNIEQASWASYQLTTFAQPLATIAREAILWLENEPVANPEGRASAIRLHADLVWRSSIRGG
- a CDS encoding NUDIX hydrolase, coding for MAPLILARTKSSGGSDRFLSDLASHADALFHGPTYEQYGAICYRKHPEFGAAEVLVVTSRESGRWIVPKGWPIRGKKPHEVAAIEAFEEAGVRGKIKKKPFGYFTYLKQLVDGNRVPCIVQVHLLEVEKTCENFPERGQRRIEWISFIEAAGRVREPELKGLLLMADRKLRRTKAKK
- a CDS encoding IclR family transcriptional regulator, with product MNSEVKSAGRILDILEYMAERREAVALSQIIRDLTLPKSSAHGLIQTLTARGHLVQDAAGRYMLVEAGRHGFPFRRHEEPLIVTATPFMERLRDLSGETVLLSTMNAHCDVRRLAKCVSHHPVRYDVNMDAAISAYCTATGRVMLAYAPQPTVEDYLSRVRFLSYTRYTITELQDIRDILAKVRRDGYAINDQEFVTGSTGIAAPLFDANGNVVAALNLGTLTSRYVERREALLLMLRSTADEISRSLGYRAKPRQ
- a CDS encoding polysaccharide deacetylase family protein, whose translation is MGETQKQATISEPWLWPDDLWQKSVNKVRAGRSLRPAKWKNGAHMAVALSFDADHETVELRNGGVSFGRMSQGQYGARSGMPRILKLLDKYAVPASVFMPAVSAMINVDEVRAVVASGHELGMHSWIHEFNSRLDEATERDLALRAADVLERISGVRPVGMRTASWDFSPYTLKIAREMGLLYDSSLMADDEPYELLEDGEPTGIVEIPVEWIRDDAPYVAMDRMTGARPYGGPSMLLDIFQRELEVAYEEGGLFQLTLHPHHVGHRSRIFILEEIIRQAQAKGDVWFTTHAELAAYCAAEAGLRASGK
- a CDS encoding ABC transporter substrate-binding protein yields the protein MHSRFLSAAAIALGLLASAAYAQSAKDTLTIDLPNDAATLDPHLQWDTDSYSVYRNIFDNLITRDLSGSIVPQIATSWKYLDDKTLEFQIRDDVTFQDGSKLTADDVVYSINRIIDPALKSPQLSQFNQIDKAEATSPTVVKVMTKSPYPALLAQLVKLSIVPKAYVEKVGAQEFNQKPMGSGPYKLVQWQKGVQTELQANDHYWRTKPPFEHVFFRAVPDVSTRIADLKAGKADLVRDLPSDQAIALKSDQGAQVLSVPTERVGYIYINAQAGATKDVRVRQAIAYAIDRQTLIDALLQGFGSPVNILGAQPIFGYTDKVEGYPFDPDKARALIKEAGAEGAKIEFLTSPAYDRSMVEAIQQMLNDVGLNTEITALDQATFLKRRQGDAKDAGSVALGRWSCACQDADGIIFPLFRTGSSWAKYSNPQFDSLVDYARSTLDNGKRLADYQKAYEILRDDVPGIGLYQSDAVYGANSHLKWQPSPNEAMFVMDMSWQQ
- a CDS encoding M20 family metallopeptidase, whose amino-acid sequence is MTLEISADDIDQAALLAELRHWVELETHTPDADAVNSLVDRVEAIAKAAGLVTERTPGTMGFGDILAVRTPRPAGSNQKSTLILAHLDTVHEPGTIKTTLPWRQEGDRVYGPGIYDMKAGALMALEAMKLAVRHDSGLKLPVDLLFMPDEEMGSVSSRALIETYGRNARYALVVEPARDGGKIVVARKGVAMYDIVVRGRASHAGSRPQDGRSAIRAAARLVLELEALNDPASGVTVTVGTIRGGTGRNTVPAECRMQVDARLPDEQAAVEILGKIEAVKPVDPDITIEISGGLSRPPFAQSESGRRLFDHTAEIAAELGITLEGVSTGGGSDGNFTAALGVATLDGLGADGAGAHTFDEYIHVSSVAPRTALLANLMLTLDGDA
- a CDS encoding sulfite exporter TauE/SafE family protein → MTTAEILGFVLMAGVAAYVQTLTGFAFGLLLMGGVGLTAVMPLRDAAVVAGVLTLVNATIMMVKGWRDVLRRELVLVLCSSLPTLVAGYFLLDVLATNGLIYLRIILGVVIVISSLQLVLPPKKEQQEATNSSFVFFGAFSGIMSGLFSTSGPPLVYHFYRQPLPIAAIRETLVAIFAFNALIRLLVVIADDTFPELHYWPAFSAVVTVAIGTHLARHLPPPLSPKVLKLIVFLLLCASGLSLALPAIPKAIGWS
- a CDS encoding AraC family transcriptional regulator; this encodes MTPDLEVVAIGSAESFKAWEHGYPYRTVRWHFHPEYEIHHVVATTGQYFVGDFIGEFEPGNLVLTGPNLPHNWVSDVPPGTCLPLRCRVLQFSESFFADANRVFPELSGCIDILEMSRRGVLFTPETAALVGPILGELVEAKGIRRIELFMNVLNALSSAQNASTLASTRYHPDPSGFMSAGVNQALAYINTHLTEPFSEADLAELTGQSPSAFSRSFRRHTGMALVQYVNRLRINFACHLLMSKAEMSITDICFAAGFNNISNFNRRFLDQKGMAPSRFRTLLAQNVRAVEAA